The proteins below come from a single Serratia ficaria genomic window:
- a CDS encoding SDR family NAD(P)-dependent oxidoreductase: MSKRSPLFKHKPLAWAKSEVKPATHTNTSAGKASDPLYTVVWVDQVLAEKGEVNPGPHLLLSRHTVPANLPEGWICMVAVGAEAIGAVIDEQAWQTVAVLSEGEEEDVAQALAVLQAKPVPCLVLLKRSGSLGDAGLGGLVRTARQEQPERVLRYIECLPEQLARALSLCLRGDIEEECRLSDSGSVQSPRLQHYQAQKRDRTGIRAGATYVISGGMGALGQVVANYLAAQGATHVLLLSRTAYSPADLPTLGGNVAVASLTCDVADRRQVEAIPAWRQAQGWPAVAGVIHIAGLLTDGTLLKQTPSMLDHARAVKVNGAKLLHDILAPGDFIVLYSSAAAAFGSVGQASYAAANSGLDALANQWAQSGEKALSIQWGAWSEDGMAVRHDAVRRAESAGFGAISNALGCEILGKLLSSDSAGTFLVSPIEWARVKLTSPLIDALKPCTNASPMGGVQDIRQIIREAVWETVGESVDDDVALLENGLDSLGSMSLRNRIASSLKMGLPATFALENPDINAMVRYVMAEKPATGATLSNAQPERATSSLPVLVIGAGIGGLGFARQLEKNGLSVVVFEKNDWVGGVWKNLANDDSKLQIDSPAYDFDSNHLPLIGDHRWKKGFPGRAEILEGAGMIAETLKGDVLFGCEVQRVEKKGENEYLATYLKDGKSYSMLVSGVAAMTGGLHCPVQHRFPDEDRFAGHIGQGISNDTAVAAFNGASVVIVGHGAFAIENMRTALENGAKHVTLLCRRRNLVLSTFCNWLLNSNNGVMPVADVVEIMRPFYQACGIDIETLPSISRDKNGDLLLDQTTVPPGSDLFFLAQILGKLTIVEDEVDRMTSNGVLTRKGQEIEADVFLKCLGSDTDIALLPGIFGQDMTVEGLWINGDPNLFTYNDGAQVPRKVRTLLCSSYAFFVQAFARAYIHFRENPSAFDNSLSRIMTESQKTTNAERIFMELWDFIEPAKKTVAARTVELYPFDRFQVERENEWRNYAQLLNASDSEITALWQLLEPAMSILHRRNPAMPIEKRYTHERFGAMSVYVPRRRRVLFLSGQGTNARLAKSLLERTGWSARTDLEFVIPDAPYEMPAFTNEIQLQQIGLTQLVESGVYDTQGKYREWKAGFERLWEEFHGTEPQEISAQDRDIWRSTLSYVRELTQNYGPFEGIAGFCEGAAVASVALHLQHLGEDLGLQDINFFIAMSPWRSPIHERDGLFNKVGGLQLPMLQIVGDNDMPVFLAEAPHFKRAYKGAIEYRHTGQHVYPPLTTTLAQKLNQLIMQSEQ; encoded by the coding sequence GTGAGTAAACGATCACCTTTGTTTAAACATAAGCCATTAGCCTGGGCTAAGTCGGAAGTAAAACCTGCGACGCACACCAATACGTCGGCGGGGAAGGCGTCGGACCCGCTTTACACGGTGGTCTGGGTTGACCAGGTACTGGCAGAAAAGGGAGAGGTTAACCCAGGCCCTCACTTGCTGTTGTCACGCCATACGGTGCCGGCGAACCTGCCGGAGGGATGGATCTGTATGGTTGCGGTGGGGGCAGAGGCGATAGGCGCCGTGATCGATGAACAAGCCTGGCAGACCGTGGCGGTATTGAGCGAAGGAGAAGAGGAGGATGTCGCGCAGGCCTTGGCCGTGTTGCAGGCAAAACCGGTACCGTGTTTAGTCCTGTTGAAACGGAGCGGCTCACTGGGTGATGCGGGCTTAGGCGGGTTGGTTCGCACTGCGCGGCAAGAGCAACCGGAACGGGTGTTGCGATATATCGAGTGCTTGCCGGAACAATTGGCGCGAGCGCTGTCACTGTGTCTTCGCGGGGATATCGAGGAAGAATGCCGCCTGAGCGATTCAGGCAGCGTGCAGTCGCCGCGGCTACAACATTATCAAGCGCAGAAGAGAGACAGAACGGGAATTCGTGCGGGCGCAACCTATGTCATCAGCGGCGGCATGGGAGCGCTGGGACAAGTCGTCGCCAATTATCTGGCGGCACAGGGGGCGACGCATGTGCTGCTGTTGTCGCGAACCGCTTATTCTCCGGCGGATTTACCAACTCTGGGGGGCAATGTTGCGGTTGCCAGCCTGACGTGTGATGTGGCGGATCGTCGACAGGTAGAGGCGATCCCCGCCTGGCGGCAGGCGCAAGGGTGGCCGGCCGTCGCTGGCGTGATTCATATCGCGGGCTTGTTAACCGATGGCACCTTGCTTAAGCAAACGCCGTCAATGCTGGATCACGCGCGGGCTGTGAAAGTGAATGGTGCGAAACTCCTGCATGATATCCTGGCGCCAGGCGATTTTATTGTGTTGTATTCCTCCGCCGCCGCGGCGTTCGGTTCCGTTGGCCAGGCGAGTTATGCTGCGGCGAATAGCGGGCTGGACGCTCTAGCAAATCAGTGGGCACAGAGCGGCGAAAAAGCGCTTTCGATTCAGTGGGGAGCCTGGTCTGAAGATGGCATGGCGGTACGTCATGATGCGGTGCGTCGCGCAGAAAGCGCCGGCTTTGGCGCCATCAGCAATGCGTTGGGTTGTGAAATACTCGGCAAGCTTCTGTCGTCAGACAGCGCCGGTACTTTCCTTGTCTCGCCGATAGAGTGGGCGCGCGTCAAACTGACAAGCCCGCTGATTGATGCTTTGAAACCATGCACGAACGCTTCCCCGATGGGGGGCGTCCAGGACATTCGTCAGATTATACGCGAGGCCGTTTGGGAAACGGTCGGGGAGTCGGTCGATGACGATGTCGCTTTACTGGAAAATGGTCTGGATTCTTTGGGAAGCATGTCTTTACGCAACCGAATAGCGTCCTCTTTGAAAATGGGGCTTCCGGCGACTTTCGCGCTTGAAAATCCCGATATCAACGCCATGGTGCGCTATGTCATGGCGGAAAAACCGGCAACCGGCGCTACCTTGTCCAACGCGCAGCCGGAACGTGCCACCTCATCGTTACCGGTGTTGGTCATTGGCGCCGGCATCGGTGGGTTGGGTTTTGCGCGACAGCTGGAGAAAAATGGCCTATCCGTTGTGGTTTTCGAGAAAAACGACTGGGTGGGGGGAGTGTGGAAAAATCTGGCGAATGATGATTCGAAGCTGCAAATAGATTCCCCAGCGTATGATTTTGATAGCAACCATCTGCCATTAATCGGCGACCATCGATGGAAGAAAGGATTCCCAGGCCGTGCCGAGATTCTTGAGGGCGCGGGAATGATCGCGGAAACATTGAAGGGGGACGTTCTCTTTGGTTGTGAAGTGCAGCGGGTGGAAAAAAAAGGCGAGAACGAATACCTCGCCACTTATCTGAAAGACGGTAAATCGTACAGCATGCTGGTGTCTGGGGTTGCTGCGATGACGGGAGGTTTGCACTGCCCGGTACAGCATCGTTTTCCGGACGAAGATCGTTTCGCCGGACACATCGGGCAGGGGATCAGCAACGATACGGCGGTAGCGGCCTTTAACGGAGCTTCTGTGGTGATTGTTGGACACGGGGCATTCGCTATAGAAAATATGCGCACGGCCCTGGAAAACGGCGCGAAGCATGTCACATTGTTGTGCCGTCGTCGAAATCTCGTCCTGTCAACGTTTTGCAATTGGCTTCTCAACTCCAACAACGGCGTGATGCCGGTTGCCGACGTCGTCGAGATCATGCGTCCCTTTTACCAGGCATGCGGCATCGATATAGAAACACTACCATCTATTAGCCGCGACAAAAACGGCGATTTGTTGCTTGATCAAACCACTGTTCCGCCGGGTTCCGATCTGTTCTTCCTCGCTCAGATACTTGGGAAGCTCACCATCGTCGAGGATGAAGTTGACAGGATGACCAGCAATGGTGTCCTGACCCGAAAAGGGCAAGAAATCGAAGCGGATGTTTTCCTGAAGTGTTTGGGCTCGGATACAGACATTGCCTTATTGCCGGGCATATTTGGCCAAGACATGACGGTGGAAGGCCTTTGGATTAACGGCGATCCCAACCTCTTCACTTACAATGATGGGGCGCAGGTACCAAGGAAAGTGCGTACGCTGCTTTGTTCCAGCTATGCGTTCTTCGTACAAGCGTTTGCACGCGCCTATATTCATTTCCGAGAGAATCCGTCGGCATTCGACAATTCTTTATCACGCATCATGACGGAATCTCAAAAAACTACGAATGCTGAACGCATTTTTATGGAGCTATGGGATTTCATTGAGCCGGCTAAAAAAACAGTGGCCGCGCGTACCGTCGAGCTTTATCCCTTTGATCGCTTCCAGGTTGAGCGAGAAAATGAATGGCGAAACTATGCTCAGCTGCTGAATGCTTCAGATAGCGAGATTACGGCGCTTTGGCAGTTGCTGGAGCCTGCAATGTCGATATTGCACCGCCGCAATCCCGCTATGCCGATAGAGAAGCGTTACACCCATGAGCGATTCGGGGCCATGTCCGTATATGTTCCGCGGCGTCGCCGAGTGTTGTTCTTGTCCGGCCAGGGTACGAATGCCCGCTTAGCGAAATCGTTGCTTGAGCGCACGGGCTGGAGCGCCCGTACGGATCTTGAATTCGTCATCCCAGATGCGCCTTATGAAATGCCTGCATTTACTAATGAGATTCAGCTGCAGCAAATTGGCTTAACACAGCTTGTTGAGAGTGGTGTGTATGACACGCAAGGGAAATACAGAGAGTGGAAAGCGGGATTCGAAAGGCTGTGGGAAGAGTTTCATGGAACTGAGCCTCAAGAGATATCCGCGCAAGATCGCGATATATGGCGTTCAACGCTGTCTTACGTTAGAGAGCTGACGCAGAATTACGGTCCTTTTGAAGGTATTGCAGGATTTTGTGAAGGGGCCGCCGTGGCGTCCGTTGCTCTTCATCTCCAGCATTTAGGTGAAGATTTGGGATTGCAGGATATTAATTTCTTCATTGCGATGTCACCCTGGCGCTCACCGATTCACGAACGCGATGGGTTATTCAATAAGGTGGGCGGATTGCAGCTACCTATGCTGCAGATTGTCGGCGATAACGATATGCCAGTATTTCTCGCCGAAGCGCCGCATTTCAAACGCGCCTACAAAGGCGCGATAGAATATCGACATACAGGGCAGCATGTTTATCCGCCTTTGACGACGACATTGGCGCAAAAGCTAAATCAGTTGATTATGCAAAGCGAGCAATAG